A section of the Choristoneura fumiferana chromosome 5, NRCan_CFum_1, whole genome shotgun sequence genome encodes:
- the LOC141427937 gene encoding uncharacterized protein has translation MLTRNVPPLTSLPSPPLRDENPNRLNHYRRLEQLRQHFWARWTAEYISELQHRYKWRTRHTDLQLDELVLIKDDGLPPLHWRMGRVSKIYPGPDGIPRVADITTARGTIRRALNRICPLPSSQDS, from the exons ATGCTAACCAGGAACGTGCC ACCCCTGACGTCGCTGCCCTCGCCGCCGCTGCGCGACGAGAATCCTAACAGACTGAACCACTACCGAAGACTCGAGCAGCTGCGTCAACATTTTTGGGCCCGCTGGACCGCAGAATACATATCCGAGCTCCAGCACCGCTATAAATGGAGGACTCGACACACAGACCTGCAGCTTGACGAGCTGGTCCTCATAAAGGACGATGGATTACCACCACTACACTGGAGAATGGGTAGAGTCTCCAAGATCTACCCCGGCCCAGATGGCATCCCACGTGTGGCAGACATCACTACAGCTAGAGGCACCATACGGCGGGCACTCAACAGGATCTGCCCCCTGCCCTCTTCACAAGACTCTTGA